A region of Streptomyces sp. NBC_01267 DNA encodes the following proteins:
- the murJ gene encoding murein biosynthesis integral membrane protein MurJ: protein MNAPYDGDRDQGAGGGAAYSGGTPPEPPVAGQAPPPPDPYVQDAYTYNPYAAHDLSAQDPVTEALYDRASHPPPPPGTYAEPQPMYQQPPAAQYAPDPRVWAQTPPPEPAGPSRYLPYGDDATTQFVGVDDLVTQAADEPEQQDAFAHLFRDQQGTAAVPAPGQAPEPAPAPPPEKSGGASGLLKSSAVMAAGTLVSRLTGFVRTMVITAALGAATLGDSFTVAYTLPTMIYILTVGGGLNSVFVPQLVRSMKEDDDGGEAYANRLLTVVMVALGVIVGIAVFAAPLLIRLMSLPIADDPAANNVAVTFARYCLPTIFFMGVHVVMGQILNARGKFGAMMWTPVLNNIVMIFTFGLFIWVYGTSADSHMKVTTIPADGVRLLGIGTLLGLTVQALSMIPYLREAGFRFRPRFDWRGHGLGKAVKLAKWTVLFVLANQAGVLVVTQLATAAGKASHRDGAGIMAYSNAQLIWGMPQAIITVSVMAALLPRISRAANDGDVGAVRDDISQGLRNSAVAIVPVSFMFLALGVPVCTLLFASSGVEASQSMGYVLMAFALGLIPYSVQYVVLRGFYAYEDTRTPFYNTVIVAAVNAAASALCYVVLPAQWAVVGMAASYGLAYAVGVGIAWRRLRKRLGGDLDGTHILRTYARLALASVPGAVVGGAVGYAMIRVLGQGAFASLAALVVGGVVLLGVFFIAAKRMRIAELNSMVAMVRGRLGR from the coding sequence ATGAACGCGCCGTACGACGGTGACCGCGACCAGGGTGCTGGGGGCGGGGCTGCGTATTCCGGTGGGACACCCCCCGAGCCCCCTGTGGCGGGCCAGGCCCCGCCGCCGCCTGATCCCTATGTCCAGGACGCGTACACCTACAACCCCTACGCGGCGCACGATCTCAGCGCCCAGGACCCGGTGACGGAGGCGCTCTACGACAGGGCGTCCCACCCACCGCCGCCCCCCGGTACGTACGCCGAGCCGCAGCCGATGTATCAGCAGCCGCCCGCTGCGCAGTACGCCCCCGATCCGCGGGTGTGGGCGCAGACACCACCGCCCGAGCCTGCGGGCCCGTCCCGCTACCTGCCGTACGGTGACGACGCCACGACACAGTTCGTCGGGGTGGACGACCTGGTCACCCAGGCCGCCGACGAGCCGGAACAGCAGGACGCCTTTGCCCATCTCTTCCGGGACCAGCAGGGCACCGCAGCAGTCCCGGCCCCCGGTCAGGCACCGGAACCGGCCCCGGCCCCTCCTCCTGAGAAGTCGGGCGGCGCTTCGGGCCTGCTGAAGTCGAGTGCGGTGATGGCCGCGGGCACTCTGGTCTCCCGCCTCACCGGCTTTGTCCGCACCATGGTGATCACCGCCGCACTGGGCGCCGCAACGCTCGGCGACTCGTTCACCGTCGCGTACACCCTGCCGACGATGATCTACATCCTGACGGTCGGCGGCGGCCTGAACTCTGTGTTCGTGCCGCAGCTGGTCCGCTCCATGAAGGAGGACGACGACGGCGGCGAGGCGTACGCCAACCGCTTGCTCACCGTCGTCATGGTCGCGCTCGGTGTCATCGTCGGCATCGCGGTCTTCGCTGCCCCCTTGCTGATCCGGCTGATGTCTCTGCCGATCGCGGACGACCCGGCAGCCAACAACGTGGCCGTCACCTTCGCCCGCTACTGCCTGCCCACCATCTTCTTCATGGGCGTGCACGTGGTGATGGGGCAGATCCTCAACGCCCGCGGGAAGTTCGGCGCGATGATGTGGACCCCGGTCCTCAACAACATCGTCATGATCTTCACGTTCGGCCTGTTCATCTGGGTCTACGGCACCTCAGCCGACTCCCACATGAAGGTCACGACCATCCCGGCCGACGGGGTACGGCTGCTCGGCATCGGCACGCTGCTGGGCCTGACGGTCCAGGCCCTATCGATGATTCCGTACCTGCGCGAAGCAGGATTCCGCTTCCGACCCCGGTTCGACTGGCGCGGCCACGGCCTCGGCAAGGCCGTGAAGCTCGCCAAGTGGACGGTCCTGTTCGTCCTCGCCAACCAGGCGGGAGTCCTGGTGGTCACCCAGCTCGCCACCGCAGCGGGCAAGGCCTCCCACCGGGACGGCGCCGGCATCATGGCCTACTCCAACGCCCAGCTGATCTGGGGAATGCCACAGGCCATCATCACCGTCTCGGTCATGGCCGCACTGCTTCCGCGTATCTCCCGCGCCGCCAACGACGGCGACGTCGGTGCGGTCCGTGACGACATCTCGCAGGGGCTGCGGAACTCCGCCGTGGCAATCGTCCCGGTCTCCTTCATGTTCCTGGCTCTGGGCGTCCCCGTCTGCACCCTGCTCTTCGCTTCCAGTGGCGTGGAGGCCTCACAGTCCATGGGATACGTCCTGATGGCTTTCGCTCTGGGCCTGATTCCCTACTCGGTGCAGTACGTCGTCCTGCGTGGCTTCTACGCCTACGAGGACACGCGTACCCCCTTCTACAACACGGTCATCGTCGCCGCGGTCAACGCTGCGGCCTCCGCCCTCTGCTACGTCGTTCTTCCCGCCCAGTGGGCAGTCGTCGGCATGGCGGCCTCGTACGGCCTCGCCTATGCCGTCGGTGTCGGCATCGCCTGGCGGAGACTGCGCAAACGGCTGGGAGGCGATCTCGACGGCACTCACATCCTGCGCACGTATGCACGCCTCGCTCTGGCGTCCGTCCCGGGGGCCGTCGTCGGCGGCGCTGTGGGTTACGCCATGATCCGGGTGCTGGGGCAGGGCGCGTTCGCTTCGCTGGCAGCATTGGTCGTCGGAGGCGTTGTGCTTCTCGGTGTGTTCTTCATCGCTGCGAAGCGGATGCGGATCGCAGAGCTCAACTCAATGGTGGCCATGGTGCGTGGGCGCCTCGGCCGCTAG
- a CDS encoding LppU/SCO3897 family protein → MSTPPPQGENPYAQQPTPPHGPPQGGNPYGQQTPPGPYGQPGQQGVPQQPSPYFNQGGGPVPPAPVAPPRRGAMKFVKIGIAVVVVGLIAFGWFASRHDANTAKVGDCMSIGNPDSTTNPDLKVVDCSDAKAKYKVAEKKDGTSGECDRSKYSQYTESGDKDFTLCLSDYKK, encoded by the coding sequence ATGTCCACTCCGCCGCCCCAAGGCGAGAACCCGTACGCCCAGCAGCCCACCCCGCCCCACGGGCCGCCTCAGGGCGGCAACCCGTACGGCCAGCAGACGCCGCCGGGTCCGTACGGTCAACCGGGGCAGCAGGGCGTCCCGCAGCAGCCGTCGCCGTACTTCAACCAGGGCGGCGGCCCGGTCCCACCGGCTCCGGTCGCTCCACCTCGCCGTGGCGCCATGAAGTTCGTCAAGATAGGAATCGCCGTGGTCGTCGTGGGCCTCATCGCCTTCGGCTGGTTCGCCAGCAGGCATGACGCCAACACGGCCAAGGTCGGCGACTGCATGAGCATCGGCAACCCGGACAGCACGACCAACCCCGATCTCAAGGTTGTGGACTGCAGCGACGCCAAGGCCAAGTACAAGGTCGCCGAGAAGAAGGACGGGACCAGCGGCGAGTGCGACCGCAGCAAGTATTCGCAGTACACGGAGAGCGGCGACAAGGACTTCACGCTCTGCCTGTCGGACTACAAGAAGTAG
- a CDS encoding DUF6049 family protein, with protein MAEAAHFQEMTPSPARRWLRRSASLLAGGTLMAGLFCGPAAAPAQAAVATTGTGDVAVSLDALTPSAPVKGDTVTISGTVTNKRKETITDAHVGVRVGPRLVGRSAIDDAAKHASDLTGNDPLEIGDKYTTKFAKLPAGISEDFSISVPVSKLDLGADGVYQLGVSLTGQTANAGYQQMLGIQRTFLPWQPTALDKKTQVTTVWPLISKVHLRSETGSDAQQTPVFENDELAEELAPGGRLEQMVSLGRSLPVTWVIDPDLLAGVDAMTRNYQIKVGNTEVAGKNQAVAKKWLSELEDAVQGQQVVALPFADPDLASLAHRGKNVPGALSHLQSATEIAATTVQTILHVKPSTDFAWPADGAIDPSIVDVATSAGAHNVIASSDSMEETAGLPYTPTAARPIGGGTTAVVSDARLSNAFQGDMTEAGSSTLAVQNFLAQSLALTLQDTSKQRSTVIAPQRMPSTSQAQSMASALRALDAQRWTQPLNLVEASKAKADPDATTTVPSASAYPNSLRRQELPTQAFQDVRTTQTTLDNFKIILTQPDRVVTPFSNAIDRSMATSWRGDAKGARTYRDEVQDYLLSLTGQVQIVQKSAMTLSGRSATIPVTVQNKLLQPTQHLVLQLRSTSPTRLQLGNDKAAIAEQPLKIAGGHSQTVKFTTSINANGPVQVYAQLFTEDGTPYGTAKAMPFTVTVSEMTPTVMLVIAGGVLLLVLAGIKMYTHRKRTAARAASTGDDDPEQPSDPAADTGAESGNPPGTGEKVDR; from the coding sequence GTGGCCGAGGCGGCACACTTCCAGGAGATGACCCCCTCTCCTGCCCGCCGGTGGCTGCGGCGCTCCGCGTCGCTGCTCGCCGGGGGAACGCTCATGGCGGGCCTGTTCTGCGGCCCGGCCGCGGCTCCGGCACAGGCTGCGGTAGCCACGACAGGTACCGGCGATGTGGCCGTCAGCCTGGATGCGCTGACGCCCAGCGCTCCTGTGAAAGGCGACACAGTCACCATCTCGGGCACGGTGACCAACAAGCGCAAAGAAACCATCACTGACGCTCATGTCGGCGTACGGGTGGGTCCACGTCTGGTCGGGCGGTCCGCGATCGATGACGCGGCAAAGCACGCGTCGGACCTGACGGGCAACGACCCGCTGGAAATCGGCGACAAGTACACAACGAAGTTCGCGAAGCTGCCCGCGGGCATCAGCGAGGACTTCTCCATCTCCGTCCCGGTGAGCAAACTGGACCTCGGTGCGGACGGGGTGTACCAGCTCGGTGTCTCCTTGACCGGCCAGACCGCCAACGCCGGGTATCAGCAGATGCTCGGTATCCAGCGGACGTTCCTCCCCTGGCAGCCCACGGCTCTCGATAAAAAGACACAGGTCACCACTGTGTGGCCGCTCATCTCAAAGGTCCATCTGAGGTCGGAGACGGGCTCCGACGCCCAGCAGACGCCGGTCTTCGAGAACGACGAACTCGCGGAAGAGCTCGCTCCTGGCGGGCGGCTCGAGCAGATGGTCTCGCTGGGCCGCTCGCTGCCCGTCACCTGGGTCATCGACCCGGACCTGCTGGCCGGTGTCGACGCGATGACACGGAACTATCAGATCAAGGTCGGGAACACCGAGGTCGCGGGCAAGAATCAGGCCGTCGCAAAGAAGTGGCTGAGCGAGCTGGAGGACGCAGTCCAGGGACAGCAGGTCGTCGCCCTGCCGTTCGCCGATCCCGATCTGGCTTCCCTGGCGCATCGCGGCAAGAACGTCCCCGGTGCACTGAGCCACCTGCAGTCAGCCACGGAGATCGCCGCCACGACGGTGCAGACCATCCTCCATGTGAAGCCGTCCACCGATTTCGCCTGGCCGGCCGATGGTGCGATCGACCCTTCGATCGTCGATGTGGCCACTTCCGCCGGCGCACACAACGTGATCGCCAGCAGCGACAGCATGGAGGAGACGGCAGGGCTGCCGTACACACCCACCGCAGCCCGCCCGATCGGCGGAGGCACCACAGCCGTGGTCTCCGATGCCCGGCTCTCCAACGCCTTCCAGGGCGATATGACCGAGGCGGGATCCTCCACGCTCGCCGTTCAGAACTTCCTCGCCCAGTCCCTCGCACTAACCCTTCAGGACACGTCCAAGCAGCGCAGCACGGTCATCGCCCCACAGCGCATGCCGTCCACCAGCCAGGCGCAGTCGATGGCGAGCGCGCTTCGCGCCCTGGACGCACAGCGATGGACTCAGCCGCTCAACCTGGTCGAAGCGTCGAAGGCCAAGGCAGACCCGGATGCCACAACCACGGTGCCCAGTGCCTCCGCCTACCCGAATTCCCTGCGCCGCCAGGAACTGCCGACGCAGGCGTTCCAGGACGTCAGAACCACACAGACCACACTCGACAACTTCAAGATCATTCTGACTCAGCCGGACCGGGTGGTGACCCCGTTCAGCAACGCCATCGACCGGTCGATGGCCACTTCCTGGCGCGGCGACGCCAAGGGAGCACGCACCTACCGGGACGAGGTGCAGGACTATCTGCTGAGCCTCACCGGCCAGGTGCAGATCGTCCAGAAGTCGGCCATGACCCTGTCCGGGCGCAGTGCGACGATCCCGGTGACCGTGCAGAACAAGCTGCTCCAGCCCACCCAGCACCTGGTACTGCAACTGCGCTCGACCAGCCCCACTCGCCTGCAGTTGGGCAACGACAAGGCTGCTATCGCCGAACAACCGCTGAAGATCGCCGGCGGACACAGCCAGACGGTGAAGTTCACGACGTCGATCAATGCCAACGGACCCGTTCAGGTGTACGCCCAGCTCTTCACTGAGGACGGCACGCCGTACGGCACTGCGAAGGCGATGCCCTTCACAGTGACGGTCTCCGAGATGACACCGACCGTGATGCTGGTCATCGCCGGTGGCGTACTACTCCTGGTGCTCGCCGGGATCAAGATGTACACGCACCGCAAGCGCACGGCCGCTCGGGCGGCCAGCACAGGGGACGATGATCCCGAGCAGCCGAGTGACCCGGCGGCGGACACCGGAGCAGAAAGCGGGAACCCGCCGGGCACGGGTGAGAAAGTGGACCGTTGA
- a CDS encoding MFS transporter, with protein MPVARDLCALLRLTGFRRLLAVRLLSQSADGVYQIALATYVVFSPEEQTSPAAIASAMAVLLLPYSLIGPFAGVLLDRWPRRQVFLYGNLLRAVMASATALLVLTRAPDWLFYTSALCVTAVNRFVLSGLSAALPRVVAPGRLVIANALSPTAGTLAATAGGGLALAVRVLTVDSDAVIVLLGAVLYLCAAVASLRIARDVLGPELVSDQPKLAAALASTVRGMVDGLRHLAERPTAARALTAMTLLRFCYGALTVMLLMLCRYAWSSRESDGLALLGIAVGVSGAGFFAAAVVTPWAVGRLGPYGWTAVCSGSAAVLVPALGLPFAPVPTLVAAFILGLATQGTKIATDTVVQSSVADAFRGRIFSVYDVLFNVAFVGAAAVAALILPSDGRSVPLLGTVGVIYATVAVFMARFRRT; from the coding sequence CAGTGCGGCTGCTCTCCCAGTCGGCCGACGGCGTCTATCAGATCGCACTCGCCACGTATGTCGTCTTCTCCCCTGAGGAGCAGACCTCACCGGCCGCCATCGCTTCGGCGATGGCGGTACTGCTGCTGCCGTACTCCCTGATAGGCCCGTTCGCCGGAGTTCTACTGGACCGCTGGCCACGTCGGCAGGTCTTCCTGTACGGGAATCTGCTGCGGGCCGTCATGGCCTCCGCGACCGCGTTGCTGGTACTCACCCGCGCACCCGACTGGCTCTTCTACACGTCCGCTCTCTGCGTCACAGCGGTCAACCGCTTTGTGCTGTCCGGGCTTTCGGCCGCGCTGCCACGCGTCGTCGCCCCCGGGCGACTGGTCATCGCGAACGCGCTCTCCCCCACAGCTGGGACGCTCGCCGCGACGGCAGGAGGCGGATTGGCCCTGGCTGTACGGGTACTCACCGTGGACTCCGATGCCGTCATCGTCCTGCTGGGAGCTGTCCTCTATCTGTGCGCCGCGGTTGCATCCCTGCGAATAGCCCGCGATGTGCTCGGGCCGGAGCTGGTGTCGGATCAGCCGAAGCTTGCCGCTGCGCTGGCCTCGACGGTACGGGGGATGGTCGACGGACTGCGTCATCTGGCCGAGCGGCCGACGGCAGCGCGGGCGCTGACCGCGATGACGCTGCTGCGATTCTGCTACGGGGCGCTGACGGTGATGCTGCTGATGCTCTGTCGATACGCCTGGTCCTCGCGTGAGTCGGACGGCCTCGCACTCCTCGGAATCGCGGTCGGAGTCTCGGGCGCCGGGTTCTTCGCGGCGGCAGTGGTGACGCCCTGGGCAGTGGGGCGCCTTGGCCCGTACGGCTGGACAGCGGTCTGCTCGGGCTCAGCTGCCGTGCTGGTCCCAGCTCTCGGCCTGCCGTTCGCTCCCGTCCCGACCCTCGTCGCCGCGTTCATCCTGGGGCTCGCGACCCAGGGAACGAAGATCGCCACCGACACAGTGGTGCAGTCCTCAGTGGCTGACGCCTTCCGTGGCCGGATCTTCTCGGTGTACGACGTGCTGTTCAACGTCGCCTTCGTAGGGGCCGCCGCAGTCGCTGCACTGATACTGCCCTCGGACGGCAGGTCGGTCCCGCTCCTGGGCACAGTTGGCGTCATCTACGCAACAGTTGCTGTATTTATGGCCCGTTTTCGGCGCACGTGA
- a CDS encoding CCA tRNA nucleotidyltransferase, whose translation MPKANDDNPSALSQVQHRAVTELLRVSPVADDLARRFQDAGHSLALVGGSVRDALLGRLGNDLDFTTDARPEDVLKIVRPWADAVWEVGIAFGTVGCQKDGYLIEVTTFRSEAYDRTSRKPEVSYGDSIEEDLVRRDFTVNAMAVALPEKTFIDPHGGLDDLAGRVLRTPGTPEESFSDDPLRMMRAARFAAQLGFDVAPEVVAAMTAMSERIEIVSAERVRDELNKLLLSANPRKGLALLVETGIAERVLPELPALRLESDEHHRHKDVYEHSLTVLEQAMDLEQDGPDLVLRLAALLHDIGKPRTRRFEKDGGVSFHHHEVVGAKLTKKRMTALKYSNDMVKDVTKLVELHLRFHGYGTGEWTDSAVRRYVRDAGPLLERLHKLTRSDCTTRNKRKANALSRAYDGLEERIAHLQEQEELDSIRPDLDGNQIMEILGVGPGPVIGNAYKFLLELRLERGPMERDEAVAELKEWWAAQG comes from the coding sequence GTGCCGAAAGCCAATGATGACAACCCCAGTGCACTGAGTCAGGTGCAGCACCGAGCGGTCACCGAACTGCTACGGGTGTCCCCGGTCGCCGATGACCTTGCCCGCCGATTCCAGGATGCCGGACACAGCCTCGCACTGGTCGGAGGATCGGTCCGGGATGCACTGCTCGGCAGGCTCGGCAACGATCTGGACTTCACCACGGACGCCCGCCCCGAAGACGTGCTGAAGATCGTCCGGCCGTGGGCCGACGCGGTGTGGGAAGTCGGAATTGCCTTCGGGACGGTCGGTTGCCAGAAGGACGGCTATCTGATCGAGGTCACGACGTTCCGTTCGGAGGCGTACGACAGGACTTCACGCAAGCCGGAGGTGTCCTACGGCGACTCCATCGAGGAAGATCTCGTGCGCCGCGACTTCACCGTCAACGCGATGGCGGTGGCCCTTCCGGAGAAGACGTTCATCGACCCGCATGGAGGCCTGGATGACCTTGCCGGTCGGGTGCTGCGTACTCCGGGCACTCCGGAGGAGTCGTTTTCTGACGATCCGCTGCGCATGATGCGGGCGGCGCGCTTCGCCGCCCAGTTGGGCTTCGACGTGGCGCCGGAGGTTGTCGCCGCGATGACGGCCATGTCCGAGCGCATCGAGATCGTCTCGGCGGAGCGGGTACGCGACGAGCTCAACAAACTGCTGCTGTCCGCGAATCCACGCAAGGGGCTTGCGCTGCTCGTCGAGACGGGCATCGCCGAGCGGGTACTTCCCGAGCTTCCGGCTCTACGTCTTGAGAGCGACGAGCACCACCGTCACAAGGACGTGTACGAGCACTCATTGACCGTGCTGGAGCAGGCCATGGACCTGGAACAGGACGGCCCCGACCTGGTACTTCGGCTGGCCGCCCTGCTGCATGACATCGGCAAGCCGCGGACACGCCGCTTCGAGAAGGACGGCGGAGTCTCCTTCCATCACCACGAGGTGGTGGGCGCGAAGCTGACCAAGAAGCGCATGACGGCACTGAAGTACTCGAACGACATGGTCAAGGACGTCACCAAGCTTGTCGAGCTGCATCTGCGCTTCCACGGCTATGGAACCGGCGAGTGGACCGACTCGGCTGTGCGGCGTTATGTGCGTGACGCCGGGCCGCTGCTGGAGCGGTTGCACAAGCTGACGCGCTCGGACTGCACCACGCGCAACAAGCGAAAGGCCAATGCGCTCTCTCGTGCGTACGACGGACTTGAGGAGCGCATCGCCCACCTGCAGGAGCAGGAGGAACTCGACTCGATTCGTCCCGATCTCGACGGCAACCAGATCATGGAGATCCTGGGCGTCGGTCCCGGGCCGGTGATCGGTAACGCGTACAAGTTCCTGTTGGAGTTGCGGTTGGAGCGCGGCCCGATGGAGCGTGATGAGGCCGTTGCGGAACTCAAGGAGTGGTGGGCCGCGCAGGGCTGA